The genomic window AAGCCATGGAGTGGACGGAAACCAGTTTGCAGAAAATGCCTACCCAGGACCTGCTGGGTGGGGCGGTCGGCTTAATTATTGGACTTATAATTGCTAGTCTTTTAGGCTATTCCTTTTCTTATATCCCAGTCATTGGCGGATACCTGGCAATTTTGGTTAGCTTGATTCTGGGGTATCTAGGCATGAAATTAGGGATGAGAAGAAAAGATGACCTGTTATCTGTTCGCTCATTTTTCCCCCGTTTCACCACGCGGGATAAGGAAAAGGTGAGTCGTCTGGAGCCGCGTAGTCAGGGTAAGATCCTGGATACTAGCGTGATCATCGACGGCAGAATCGCAGATATTTGCCGGAGCGGTTTTTTAGAAGGGACGTTGTGGATCCCATCTTTCGTCCTGGAGGAATTACGGCATATTGCCGATTCATCTGATTTACTCAAGAGAAGTCGTGGCCGGCGGGGTTTAGATATTCTTAATGCGATGCGCAAAGAACTGGATGGCATGGTCCAGATTTACGAAGGGGATTTTGAGGATCTAACAGAGGTTGACAGCAAGTTGGTCCGTTTGGCCCAGACCCTGGGGGCCCAGATCGTCACCAATGACTATAATCTGAATAAGGTGGCTGAACTTCAGGGGATCCGGGTCCTAAATATCAATGAGTTAGCCAATGCTGTTAAGCCGATTGTTTTACCGGGTGAAGAAATGAACGTCCAGGTGATCAAGGACGGTAAAGAGGCCGGCCAGGGAATCGGTTATCTTGATGATGGGACAATGATTGTTGTCGATGGTGGTAAGAAGTATATTGGGCAAACGATTGATGTTTTTGTTACCAGCGTTTTCCAAACGGCGGCTGGCCGAATGATTTTTGCGAAACCCCGGATGAGTGTTGACAAAAAACTGTCTTCGACCACGGCTTCATCGCTAAACGAGGTGAACGTGAGTGGGTAGCATTACGGCGATTATCGCTGCGGCCGGCCAGGGAAAACGAATGGGGGTTGGGCGTAACAAACAATATCTTTCGCTGATTGGCCAGCCAATCTTAGCGCGCACCTTGGCCGTTTTCCAATCTTCGCCGTTAATTGACGATCTGGTTGTGGTGGTCGCTCGGGGCGAGGTTGACTATTGTGTCCGGGAGATTGTGCAGAAGTATAGGTTCTTCAAGGTTTCCCGGGTCATTGCTGGCGGCAAGGAACGACAGGATTCAGTGTTTGAAGGACTCCGCCACCTCCAAGATGACTGTTCACTGGTGGTCGTGCACGATGGGGCACGACCACTTTTGACACCAGTGATCCTGAGTAGGGTGATTCAACAGGCCGAATTAGACGGCGCGGCCGTGGCAGCTGTCCCGGTGAAGGATACGATTAAAGTGGTCGACGAAGATGGCCTGGTAGTAACAACCCCGGGGCGGAAACAACTCTGGGCGATCCAGACTCCTCAGGTGTTCAGACGGGATATCCTCCAGTCTGCTTACGAACAGGCTTATCGTGATGGGTTTTGGGGGACGGATGACGCCAGTCTGGTCGAACGGTTAGGCTTACCGGTCAGGGTGGTTATGAGTAGCTACGACAATCTGAAGATAACGACGCCGGATGACCTGATATTGGCGGAGACTATTTGGCAAAGGAGAACGGATTAATGCGGGTTGGGTTTGGCTATGATGTCCATCGTCTGGTTGCTGGGCGAGACCTGGTTTTAGGCGGGGTAAAAATACCTTTTGAACTTGGCTTAGCTGGCCATTCTGACGCGGATGTTCTCTTGCATGCGATTAAGGACGCTCTTTTAGGCGCGGTGGCTGAGGGTGACATCGGCCGACACTTTCCCGAGCATGACCCCCAGTATAAAGACATCTCCAGTTTGAAGCTGCTTTGTCGAGTCGGGGAAATCCTGTCGTCCAAAGGTTATCGCGTGAATAACATTGATAGCACGATCGTTGCCCAGCAGCCAAGACTGGCCCCGTACATTGAGCAGATGTGTGCCAACATTGCCCGGACACTAGAGATTGATCGGTCCGCAGTGAATGTCAAAGCTACCACCACGGAAGGACTGGGATTTACGGGCACTGGCGAAGGTATTGCTGCTTTTGCGGTGGCTACGGTAATTTATTTGCCGACTGCGACAAAATCAAAATAATGATATAATGGCAGCAATTGGTTCGGATGCTTTGCTTTTAGGAGGAATGATGCAGATGGGTAAGATCAGAGTTCGTTTTGCCCCTAGTCCAACGGGGCCTTTGCATATCGGCGGTGCCAGGTCTGCTCTTTTCAATTATTTGTTAGCCCGGCAACAGGGTGGAACATTTATCTTGCGCAGTGAAGACACGGACCTGGAGCGCTCGAGCCTGGAATCAGAGCGAAACATCATCGATTCGCTACGCTGGCTGGGGATTACCTGGGATGAAGGGCTTGAGGTTGGGGGAGAATACGGACCATACCGACAAACCGAGAGATTACCTCTTTACCAGGAATATGCTCAAAAATTGTTGACCAATGGCCAGGCGTATTATTGCTACTGTACGGAAGAAGAACTGGAAAATGAGCGGAAGTCTCTGGTTGAGCGCGGGGAAAACCCACGTTATTTAGGCAAATGCCGTGCCCTGACGCTGGCTGAGCGCCAGGCGTTTGAACGGGCGGGGCGCAAACCGACGATTCGCTTCCGGGTACCGGACAAGCAGACCGTTGTGGTCAACGACTTGGTCAGGGGGCAGGTCAGTTTTGAGAGTGAGACCATCGGTGATTTTGTCATCGTAAAATCCGATGGAATTCCCACCTACAATTACGCTGTGGTCATCGATGACGCCCTCATGAAGATCACTCATGTAATCCGAGGTGAGGAACACCTGTCCAACACACCCCGGCAGATCCTGCTGTATGAAGCCCTGGGACTACCCAAGCCCGAGTTTGCGCACGTTTCCCTGATTCTGGGCAAGGACCGGTCGAAGATGAGTAAACGACACGGGGCAACCTCCATTGTCGCCTATCAGGAGGCCGGTTATCTGCCAGAAGCGTTGATTAACTTTCTGGTGCTCCTGGGCTGGGCCCCGCCGGGTGAAAACGAAATCTTTAGTTTAGATGAACTTATTCAGGTTTTTTCCTTGGACCGGGTAGCGAAAAATCCAGCGGTGTTTGACCTAGAAAAATTGAAGTGGCTTAATGGTCACTACATCCGGCAAAGTTCGCTGGACCGAATTACCAATCTGGCAATTCCCTTCTTGAAGCAAGCTGGGCTGGTGGAAGAGCCAATTACCCCGGAAAAATATGCCTGGCTTAAACTGGTCGTTGAGGCTGTTCGGGACCGCTTGGGCGCGCTCTCCGAGATTGTCGAGCACGTTAAGATCTTTATACACGACGAGATTAGTTTGGAAAGCGATGAGGCCCGGGAGGTGCTCCGCGAAGAACAGGTGCCGGTGGTGTTGGAGTTGTTCAAGTCCAAACTAGCGGCGATGGACCGGCTGGATGTCGAGAGCAGTAAGGTCCTGCTTAAGCAGTTGACCAAGGAGACCAAGCTGGGGGGCAAGAAGGTCTACATGCCGATCCGCGTCGCTTTAACCGGGCAGACGCACGGGACTGATCTTTATTATTTGTTTCCCATTCTTGGGCGGGATCGCTGCTTGAAGAGACTCACTTATTGCCAGAAACATTATCTCACTTTAGAGTGAGCTTGTCATTGTTGACAATCATCGGCTGAGTCGGGTATAATTGGGTTACACATGTTAATACTATAAGCGATGAGCGGGAGAAGTAAGCATTTAGCGCCTTCAGAGAGGGGTCATCGGCGGCTGAAAGTGACCCCAGGTACCGCGGATGCTGAAATGCGCCCAGGAGCAGTTTGGCTGAACGCTGAAGTAGGCCAGAACGGCTTGCCACCGTTAAGGGGTTGACATCAACCCAAGCGGGTCAGGTGTCACTGAGTGGGACCGGTGTGTCCAATCAGAGTGGAACCGCGAAGCCACCCTTCGCCTCTGAATTGAGGCGAAGGGTTTTTAATTTAACCAATTTATTAATTTTAGAAAGGAGGATATCAGATGTTTCGGTTTCTTAAGCAAATCAAGCGTGATATTGAAGTAATATTTGAACGCGACCCAGCGGTCAAGACTGTTTGGGAGATTATTCTTTGTTATCCTGGTTTTCACGCCATTTTCTTTCACCGGATCGCCCATTTTTGTTATAAACGTAAATGGTATCTATTAGCGAGAATGATTTCTCACTGGAGTCGACACATTACCGGCATTGAAATCCACCCGGGAGCCAAGATTGGAGAAGGGCTCTTCATTGATCACGGGGCCGGGGTGGTCATCGGAGAAACGGCTGAGATTGGCAATAACGTTACTCTTTATCAGGGAGTAACCCTCGGCGGGACCGGCAAGGAAAAAGGGAAACGGCATCCGACCATTGGTAACAATGTGGTAATCGCTACCGGGGCTAAGGTATTGGGGTCATTTACCGTGGGCGACAATGTCCGCATCGGCGCTGGCTCAGTAGTCTTGAGCAGTGTACCGCCCAATTGTACTGTCGTGGGGGTGCCGGGTCGGATCGTGGTCCGTGACGGAGTAAAAGTTGACAATGCCGACGGCCAGATTGACCTGCGGCACCACCTGCTGCCCGACCCGGTGGCGGAGATGATCACTACCCTGCAAAAACGGATTGAGGAATTAGAAAACCGATTGGCGGAGTTGGAGGAAGAGCGGAATGAGCATCAGGATTTACAATACCCTAACCAGACAAAAAGAAAGGTTTATCTCGCGGGAACCAAATAAGATTAGGATGTATGTCTGTGGACCAACTACCTATAATTATATCCATCTGGGTAATGCTCGGCCGCTGGTGGTTTTCGATACAGTGCGCCGGTATTTTACCTACCGGGGTTATCAGGTGGTCTACGTTCAGAACTTCACCGACATCGACGATAAAATTATTAACCGAGCGCAGGAAGAACAGTTAGCTCCTCTAGCTCTGGCCGAAAAATACATCGCCGCTTACTTTGAGGATGCCGATGCCTTGGGGGTTATGAGGGCCGATGTTCACCCCCGGGTAAGTGAACATCTCCCAGAGATCATTGAGATGATCCAAACCTTAATCAACAAAGGGTATGCCTACGAAATTGAGGGAGACGTCTATTATAGTGTAGAGCAGTTTGCTGATTACGGTAAGCTTTCGGGGCGGTCTTTAGACGACTTGCAGGCCGGTGCCCGGGTAGAGGTTGATGTCCGGAAGAGGAACCCAATGGACTTTGCTCTGTGGAAAGCGGCTAAACCAGGTGAGCCTGCCTGGGAAAGCCCCTGGGGGCCTGGCCGACCGGGTTGGCACATCGAATGTTCGGCTATGTCCCTCAAGTACCTGGGGTTCGGGTTTGATATTCACGGTGGTGGTTTTGATCTGATCTTCCCGCACCACGAGAACGAGATTGCCCAGTCGGAAGCCTATGGGGATGGTCGTCCGTTTGCCCACTACTGGATGCACAACGGATTCATTACTGTCAATCAGGAGAAGATGTCGAAGTCGCTGGGAAACTTTTTTATCCTGCGGGATATTCTGACCAAGTTTTCCGGAGATGTTGTTCGTTTCTATCTCCTGTCCACCCATTACCGGAGTCCATTGGATTTTGATGATACAAAACTAGAAATGAGCCGGCGCGGTTTAGAAAGGTTAAAGAATGCCTATCGTTTGGCTGAGGAAACCCTGAAGAAAACAGGCGAGAGCACCGGTGAAGTGGAAATCGCCGGGCGCAGCTTAACATTTTTTAACCGTATAAAAGAACTGGAACAGGCGTTTATTGAAGCCATGGACGATGATTTCAACACGGCCCTCGGGATTGCTAATCTTTTCGATCTGGCCCGTGAGATCAACCTATTTTTGAACAACAGTGAGTTTGTTCCTGATGCGGCTTCCTGCCAGGCACTCAGCCAAGCGGTTCGGATTATGTCCAGACTTGGGGGAGATGTGCTGGGTATATTGACCCTCCAGGACGAAGCGGGAAGTGACCGTCTGATTGAGAAATTGCTCCAGTTGACGATGGCGGTGCGACAAGAAGCCCGGCAAGCCAAAAACTGGAGTGTGGCCGATATTATTCAGGAACAGCTCAAATCACTGGGAATAGTCCTGGAAGATACCCCGCAGGGAGTTCGGGTACAGCGAATGTCGCAGGGAAATATCCTGGAAGGGCTGCTTGACTTGCTCATCAATCTACGCTGGTCGGCCAAAAAAAGAAAGGATTGGGTGACGGCGGACCGCCTGCGTGACGAACTAAAACGGTTAGGTGTTGTTTTAGAAGATACCCCGAATGGGACGCGTTGGAAGGTTGAGGCGGGCTTATGATCTTTGAACCAACAAACAACCCACCGCCTGAACAGTTGCCTCCGTTGGTACTGGCTTATATCGGAGATGCCGTCTACGAGCTTTATATTCGGTCAAGGTTAATCGAGGCCGGCCTGACCAGGGTAAAAAACATCCATCAGCGGGCGGTAGAATTGGTGCAGGCCAGTTTCCAGGCTCAGTTCTTGCAAGAAATTGAAAGTCAGCTTACGGAAGAAGAACAGATGATGATGCGCCGTGGCCGAAACGCTAAATCGGGCCACGTTCCCAAGAGCGCGGAGATGATCGAATACCGTTACAGCACGGGCCTGGAAACACTGATCGGCTATCTGTACCTGAAGGGGGAGCACAAACGGTTGTGCGAACTGATGTCCCGGGTACCGATTAGCTTGCCGTAAATCAGGTAGAATAAATAATGAAGCTCCTGAACTGCATATTTCCATTCCAGAAGGTGAGCCCATGGATGAAATCATTGCCGGCCGCAATCCTGTGCTTGAGGCCCTACGGGGACAGCGGGAAATCAATCGGATCGTTATCGCCAAAGGGGCGCGAGAAGGTTCAATTAAAGAAATCTACGCCCTGGCCAAAGAAAGAAGTATACCAGTCACCGAAGTCGAACGGCGATACTTGGACAACGTTAGCCCTACCCCGGTTCACCAGGGAGTACTGGCTTGGGTCGCGGCTAAAGAATATGTCGAGGTTGAGGATATTCTGGAACTGGCCAGATCCAGACGGGAAGACCCGCTGATTGTTGCTCTCGACGGACTGGAGGACCCGCATAACCTGGGAACGATCATACGGACCGCGGAAGCAACTGGCGTCCACGGAATCATTATTCCGAAGCGGCGGGCCGTACCGGTTACCGGGGTGGTTGCCAAGGCTTCTGCCGGGGCGATTGAGCATGTTGCTGTGGCCAGGGTGGTTAACCTGGTACAGACCTTAAAAGAGTTGAAAGCAGCTGGCTGTTGGGTAGTGGGAGCGAATGTAACCGCTTCCCGCCTGTACTATGAGGCTAACCTAACTGGGCCACTGGTCGTGGTGGTTGGTGGGGAAGGACGTGGCGTCAGCCGGTTGGTTAGAGAGACGTGTGATTTTTTGATTAAGCTACCAATGTTAGGGCAGGTTAACTCCCTGAATGCGGCGGTCGCTGCTTCAGTAGTCCTCTATGAAGTGGTGCGCCAGCGCTCGGTTCAGCAATTACATTCGAAATAGGAATAGGGGAATAAGCCTTGATCGATGTTTTGATTGTTGACGGCTACAACATTCTCAACGGTTGGCCGGAATTAGCCAAGCTCAGCGAGGAAAGTCTTGAGCACGGCCGTGACAAATTGATCGAGATTCTGGCTAATTGGCGAGGATTATGCGGTAACCAGGTGATCGTGGTGTTTGATGCCCATCTGGTGCGGGGTGGGGTGCAGACCAGTGAAGTTGTAGACGGAATTCAGGTGATCTACACCCCCGAGGGAGTTACCGCGGATCAGGCAATTGAAAAAATGGTGCAGAAAATACCTGACGGTTTATCGGTTTATGTAGCTACTTCAGACTATATAGAGCAACGGTTAATCTTTGGTAAAGGAGCATATCGGCTGCCAGCCAGGGAACTGCGTAAACTGGTTTATTCTACCCTCCAGGACAATCGGCGACAGATAACCCTAAACCGCCCCGGACCTACTCTTGATGCTCGTCTTCCTGCTGAATTACGCCGAGTCCTGGAGGAGTGGCGCCGCCAGAAGAGTTAGCCCCTCCCCCAAAAATGCCTTGACGATTTTTAGAGCTTTCAGTTATAATAATTATGTCAAATGGACAACCCTCTTTATTGTCATTTCGCCTCCGTGGTATACATAGATATATTTATAGAGACCTGATGCTCGCCTTTTATTTGATTACCTAGAGGACAATCTCCTCGGACAAAATTAAAGTTTGCTGGTCATGTAAATGGTTGAGTCTACAGGAAAATTGAAAGGTATTTTTCCCGAAATACCTTTTTATCGTCAATATAGCTAATAAGCGCGTAAAGAAATGACTTCCTTGTAAACTTCAAGCAGAGTCATTTTTATTGCAAAAGAATTAAAGACTTCCTCTAGACTTTAAGTTGAAGTTTTTGGGATTTACGAAACTGTTGATGTGGAGGCGATTTTGATGAGTCTCAATGCTCAGAGAGAAGTTATAGATCTTTACGAAATAATGACCGATGAAGATATTGTCGAAATGGCGCGGGAAGGTGATGACGCGGCTCTCGAGCATTTGATCAACAAGTATAAAAATTTTGTCAGGGCCAAAGCCAGATCATATTTCTTGATCGGGGCAGATCGGGAAGACATTATCCAGGAGGGTATGATTGGCCTCTATAAAGCTATTCGGGATTTCCGTTGCGATAAGTTGTCTTCTTTCCGTGCTTTTGCTGAATTGTGTATTACCCGCCAGATTATCACTGCCATCAAGACGGCGACCAGGCAGAAGCATATTCCTTTAAACGCATATGTTTCCTTAAATAAACCGATTTATGACGAAGATTCCGACCGTACGCTTCTGGATGTTATTTCCGGTTCTAAGATTACCG from Bacillota bacterium includes these protein-coding regions:
- a CDS encoding PIN/TRAM domain-containing protein, whose product is MVRRVVRSFITLVGAAGGFGLANFISRQEVMQRLIPEGTTYYAFIVVSTLLASLIAFIFAPSLMRAVVQAMEWTETSLQKMPTQDLLGGAVGLIIGLIIASLLGYSFSYIPVIGGYLAILVSLILGYLGMKLGMRRKDDLLSVRSFFPRFTTRDKEKVSRLEPRSQGKILDTSVIIDGRIADICRSGFLEGTLWIPSFVLEELRHIADSSDLLKRSRGRRGLDILNAMRKELDGMVQIYEGDFEDLTEVDSKLVRLAQTLGAQIVTNDYNLNKVAELQGIRVLNINELANAVKPIVLPGEEMNVQVIKDGKEAGQGIGYLDDGTMIVVDGGKKYIGQTIDVFVTSVFQTAAGRMIFAKPRMSVDKKLSSTTASSLNEVNVSG
- a CDS encoding 2-C-methyl-D-erythritol 2,4-cyclodiphosphate synthase, producing the protein MRVGFGYDVHRLVAGRDLVLGGVKIPFELGLAGHSDADVLLHAIKDALLGAVAEGDIGRHFPEHDPQYKDISSLKLLCRVGEILSSKGYRVNNIDSTIVAQQPRLAPYIEQMCANIARTLEIDRSAVNVKATTTEGLGFTGTGEGIAAFAVATVIYLPTATKSK
- a CDS encoding 2-C-methyl-D-erythritol 4-phosphate cytidylyltransferase, which codes for MGSITAIIAAAGQGKRMGVGRNKQYLSLIGQPILARTLAVFQSSPLIDDLVVVVARGEVDYCVREIVQKYRFFKVSRVIAGGKERQDSVFEGLRHLQDDCSLVVVHDGARPLLTPVILSRVIQQAELDGAAVAAVPVKDTIKVVDEDGLVVTTPGRKQLWAIQTPQVFRRDILQSAYEQAYRDGFWGTDDASLVERLGLPVRVVMSSYDNLKITTPDDLILAETIWQRRTD
- a CDS encoding glutamate--tRNA ligase, whose product is MGKIRVRFAPSPTGPLHIGGARSALFNYLLARQQGGTFILRSEDTDLERSSLESERNIIDSLRWLGITWDEGLEVGGEYGPYRQTERLPLYQEYAQKLLTNGQAYYCYCTEEELENERKSLVERGENPRYLGKCRALTLAERQAFERAGRKPTIRFRVPDKQTVVVNDLVRGQVSFESETIGDFVIVKSDGIPTYNYAVVIDDALMKITHVIRGEEHLSNTPRQILLYEALGLPKPEFAHVSLILGKDRSKMSKRHGATSIVAYQEAGYLPEALINFLVLLGWAPPGENEIFSLDELIQVFSLDRVAKNPAVFDLEKLKWLNGHYIRQSSLDRITNLAIPFLKQAGLVEEPITPEKYAWLKLVVEAVRDRLGALSEIVEHVKIFIHDEISLESDEAREVLREEQVPVVLELFKSKLAAMDRLDVESSKVLLKQLTKETKLGGKKVYMPIRVALTGQTHGTDLYYLFPILGRDRCLKRLTYCQKHYLTLE
- a CDS encoding ribonuclease III, producing MIFEPTNNPPPEQLPPLVLAYIGDAVYELYIRSRLIEAGLTRVKNIHQRAVELVQASFQAQFLQEIESQLTEEEQMMMRRGRNAKSGHVPKSAEMIEYRYSTGLETLIGYLYLKGEHKRLCELMSRVPISLP
- the cysE gene encoding serine O-acetyltransferase encodes the protein MFRFLKQIKRDIEVIFERDPAVKTVWEIILCYPGFHAIFFHRIAHFCYKRKWYLLARMISHWSRHITGIEIHPGAKIGEGLFIDHGAGVVIGETAEIGNNVTLYQGVTLGGTGKEKGKRHPTIGNNVVIATGAKVLGSFTVGDNVRIGAGSVVLSSVPPNCTVVGVPGRIVVRDGVKVDNADGQIDLRHHLLPDPVAEMITTLQKRIEELENRLAELEEERNEHQDLQYPNQTKRKVYLAGTK
- the rlmB gene encoding 23S rRNA (guanosine(2251)-2'-O)-methyltransferase RlmB, which codes for MDEIIAGRNPVLEALRGQREINRIVIAKGAREGSIKEIYALAKERSIPVTEVERRYLDNVSPTPVHQGVLAWVAAKEYVEVEDILELARSRREDPLIVALDGLEDPHNLGTIIRTAEATGVHGIIIPKRRAVPVTGVVAKASAGAIEHVAVARVVNLVQTLKELKAAGCWVVGANVTASRLYYEANLTGPLVVVVGGEGRGVSRLVRETCDFLIKLPMLGQVNSLNAAVAASVVLYEVVRQRSVQQLHSK
- the sigH gene encoding RNA polymerase sporulation sigma factor SigH, with translation MSLNAQREVIDLYEIMTDEDIVEMAREGDDAALEHLINKYKNFVRAKARSYFLIGADREDIIQEGMIGLYKAIRDFRCDKLSSFRAFAELCITRQIITAIKTATRQKHIPLNAYVSLNKPIYDEDSDRTLLDVISGSKITDPEELIISREEFDDIEEKMGEILSSLEWKVLMSYLEGKSYQEIAVDLKRHVKSIDNALQRVKRKLERYLEKRDDN
- a CDS encoding NYN domain-containing protein; protein product: MIDVLIVDGYNILNGWPELAKLSEESLEHGRDKLIEILANWRGLCGNQVIVVFDAHLVRGGVQTSEVVDGIQVIYTPEGVTADQAIEKMVQKIPDGLSVYVATSDYIEQRLIFGKGAYRLPARELRKLVYSTLQDNRRQITLNRPGPTLDARLPAELRRVLEEWRRQKS
- a CDS encoding cysteine--tRNA ligase, which encodes MRIYNTLTRQKERFISREPNKIRMYVCGPTTYNYIHLGNARPLVVFDTVRRYFTYRGYQVVYVQNFTDIDDKIINRAQEEQLAPLALAEKYIAAYFEDADALGVMRADVHPRVSEHLPEIIEMIQTLINKGYAYEIEGDVYYSVEQFADYGKLSGRSLDDLQAGARVEVDVRKRNPMDFALWKAAKPGEPAWESPWGPGRPGWHIECSAMSLKYLGFGFDIHGGGFDLIFPHHENEIAQSEAYGDGRPFAHYWMHNGFITVNQEKMSKSLGNFFILRDILTKFSGDVVRFYLLSTHYRSPLDFDDTKLEMSRRGLERLKNAYRLAEETLKKTGESTGEVEIAGRSLTFFNRIKELEQAFIEAMDDDFNTALGIANLFDLAREINLFLNNSEFVPDAASCQALSQAVRIMSRLGGDVLGILTLQDEAGSDRLIEKLLQLTMAVRQEARQAKNWSVADIIQEQLKSLGIVLEDTPQGVRVQRMSQGNILEGLLDLLINLRWSAKKRKDWVTADRLRDELKRLGVVLEDTPNGTRWKVEAGL